One stretch of Lysobacter sp. KIS68-7 DNA includes these proteins:
- a CDS encoding L-threonylcarbamoyladenylate synthase — translation MQRLTPAAAATVLRAGGVIVYPTEAVWGVGCNPFDAQAVQRLLDIKQRPVDKGVILVGASIAQFDGLLAWDRLPPDRADAVRAQWPGPRTWIVPASTRVPAWITGTHEGVAVRVTDHPIVIALCEAFGGPIVSTSANLAGEPPAFAFNALSQAVLSRVDGVVEGETAGLRAPTAIRDAATGAELRAG, via the coding sequence ATGCAGCGCCTGACGCCCGCCGCCGCCGCGACCGTGCTGCGCGCGGGCGGCGTCATCGTCTATCCCACCGAAGCGGTGTGGGGCGTGGGCTGCAACCCTTTCGATGCGCAGGCCGTGCAACGCCTGCTCGACATCAAGCAACGCCCCGTCGACAAGGGCGTGATCCTGGTCGGCGCGTCGATCGCGCAGTTCGATGGTTTGCTCGCCTGGGACCGCCTGCCGCCCGACCGTGCCGACGCGGTGCGCGCGCAGTGGCCCGGGCCGCGCACCTGGATCGTCCCCGCATCCACGCGCGTGCCTGCGTGGATCACCGGCACGCATGAAGGCGTCGCCGTGCGTGTCACCGACCACCCCATCGTCATCGCTTTGTGCGAAGCGTTCGGCGGGCCGATCGTCTCGACGAGCGCCAACCTCGCGGGCGAGCCGCCGGCGTTCGCGTTCAATGCGTTGTCGCAGGCGGTGTTGTCACGGGTCGACGGCGTGGTCGAAGGCGAAACGGCCGGGCTGCGCGCGCCCACGGCGATTCGTGATGCGGCAACGGGCGCAGAGTTGCGCGCCGGCTGA